The following proteins are encoded in a genomic region of Acidobacteriota bacterium:
- a CDS encoding homoserine kinase, translated as MDEVRVLSPATVSNVVCGFDCLGFALSEPYDEMTVRMIDTCEVRIVHHDEFGLSTVAERNVAGVALLAFIDAAEIEHGFEVEITKSIKPGSGIGSSAASACGAVVAANRLIGDRFTNLELVEIAMAGEMLASGSRHADNLAPCIFGGFTLVRSTEPLDIVELEFPPLFATVIHPQIEIRTSEARAILPKQVPLKEAVRNWSNLGSLVAALAKGDLGLISRSMVDTIIEPVRSSLIPKFDEVKSTSLAAGALGGGISGSGPSMFMISETAKTAEAVAAAMRSVYAATGLDFNIYVSQIHPEGVRFI; from the coding sequence ATGGACGAAGTAAGGGTGTTATCGCCCGCAACAGTATCAAACGTCGTATGCGGTTTTGATTGTCTCGGTTTTGCGTTGAGCGAGCCGTATGACGAGATGACCGTGCGAATGATCGACACCTGCGAGGTGCGGATCGTGCATCACGATGAATTTGGACTTTCGACCGTGGCCGAAAGAAATGTGGCGGGCGTTGCGTTGCTGGCATTTATTGATGCGGCCGAGATCGAACACGGATTTGAAGTCGAAATAACCAAGAGTATCAAGCCGGGAAGTGGTATCGGATCTAGTGCTGCCAGCGCGTGCGGGGCCGTTGTGGCTGCAAACAGGCTTATCGGTGATCGATTCACCAATCTCGAACTGGTCGAGATCGCCATGGCCGGCGAGATGCTGGCGTCGGGTTCGCGGCATGCTGACAATCTGGCCCCTTGTATCTTCGGCGGTTTTACCCTGGTGCGATCGACCGAACCGTTAGACATTGTCGAGCTCGAATTTCCACCTCTTTTTGCAACGGTCATACATCCTCAGATCGAGATAAGGACCAGCGAAGCCCGTGCGATCTTGCCGAAGCAGGTGCCGCTAAAGGAAGCGGTCCGTAACTGGAGCAATCTTGGCTCGCTCGTTGCAGCACTTGCGAAGGGTGATCTCGGACTCATCTCACGCTCGATGGTCGATACGATCATCGAACCCGTTCGCAGCTCGCTGATTCCGAAATTCGACGAGGTCAAATCCACAAGTCTCGCCGCCGGAGCACTCGGCGGAGGTATATCGGGTTCCGGGCCATCAATGTTCATGATCAGCGAAACAGCAAAAACAGCCGAAGCCGTGGCAGCGGCAATGAGATCCGTGTACGCCGCAACAGGTCTTGATTTCAACATCTATGTGTCGCAGATACATCCTGAAGG